The Elusimicrobiota bacterium genome contains a region encoding:
- a CDS encoding response regulator transcription factor → MAKTKVLLVEDDRAIAKILRYNLEKDGYHVTHAEDGEAGVALFRREKPRLVVLDLMLPKVDGLEVCRLIRQTDPGVPVLMLTAKSAEIDKIVGLEMGADDYVTKPFSVREVLTRIKTLLRRTAAPAAAGAPLAVGALELDPERYELRLAKKPLSLTGKEFELLRTLWAAGGKALSREDLLERVWGLDRAMDIDTRTVDQHVARLRSKLGAEKKRVRTVKNVGYRFLLEP, encoded by the coding sequence ATGGCCAAGACCAAAGTCCTCCTGGTGGAAGACGACCGGGCCATCGCCAAAATCCTCCGCTACAACCTGGAAAAAGACGGCTACCACGTCACCCACGCCGAGGACGGCGAGGCGGGGGTGGCCCTTTTCCGCCGGGAAAAACCCCGCCTGGTCGTCCTGGACCTCATGTTGCCCAAGGTGGACGGCCTGGAGGTCTGCCGCCTGATCCGCCAAACGGACCCGGGCGTTCCCGTCTTGATGCTCACCGCCAAAAGCGCGGAAATCGACAAGATCGTCGGTTTGGAAATGGGCGCGGACGACTACGTGACCAAGCCCTTTTCCGTCCGGGAAGTCCTGACCCGGATCAAAACGCTTCTCCGTCGAACCGCCGCCCCGGCGGCCGCGGGCGCGCCGCTCGCCGTCGGCGCCCTCGAACTGGACCCGGAGCGCTACGAACTGCGCCTGGCCAAAAAACCCCTTTCCTTGACCGGCAAGGAATTCGAATTGCTCCGAACCCTCTGGGCCGCGGGAGGCAAAGCCCTCTCTCGGGAAGACCTGCTGGAACGAGTCTGGGGCCTGGACCGGGCCATGGACATCGACACCCGCACCGTGGATCAACACGTCGCGCGTTTGCGGTCCAAGCTGGGCGCCGAGAAAAAGCGCGTGCGCACCGTCAAAAACGTCGGCTATCGGTTTCTCCTCGAGCCGTGA
- a CDS encoding dCMP deaminase family protein codes for MGIAQAVCRRADCRGSRVGAIVVVDRRIVSTGYNGTAEGMPNCTDGGCERCLNRDKYPKGTGYDLCICVHAEQNALLAAARFGIAVAGGTAYTTLQPCFGCLKEMLQAKIRRVCYIDAWSHPDPKFAEQYNRIAARLPGGMTRVEPPAPIKG; via the coding sequence ATGGGCATCGCCCAGGCCGTCTGCCGCCGGGCCGATTGCCGCGGAAGCCGGGTCGGCGCCATCGTCGTGGTGGACCGCCGCATCGTCTCCACGGGCTACAACGGCACCGCCGAAGGCATGCCCAACTGCACCGACGGCGGCTGCGAACGGTGCCTGAACCGCGACAAATACCCCAAGGGCACGGGCTACGACCTCTGCATCTGCGTCCACGCGGAGCAAAACGCGCTCTTGGCCGCCGCGCGTTTCGGCATCGCGGTCGCGGGCGGCACGGCTTACACCACGCTCCAGCCCTGCTTCGGCTGCCTTAAGGAAATGCTCCAGGCCAAAATCCGCCGGGTGTGCTACATCGACGCCTGGTCCCACCCCGATCCGAAATTCGCCGAGCAGTACAACCGCATCGCCGCGCGACTGCCCGGGGGCATGACGCGCGTGGAACCGCCCGCCCCGATCAAGGGATGA
- a CDS encoding class I SAM-dependent methyltransferase, giving the protein MTSDPGSFRDPRGRVFFQDGRVFRALSAEGWSAWRQFSGSELFARLSESKRLIETRPLADGRTDLALPPGDWAGVLEHEPLPMVSYPYEWSFGALQEAAVFFLDLLAEALQHGFDLRDATPYNVQFRGLRPVFIDVPSFEPRGDATGWPGYGDFCRLFLYPLLLEAYRGVPFQRWMRGALEGFRAREMARLLPWRDWVKAGVFRDVVVQSLLEGWSDRLDPAALQKEMKKAVPLSGVLQNVARLRGIVAGLRSGAPRAAWADYRRSESYSESGRREKARFVERALDRQRTRRVWDLGCNDGEFTVQAARSAEWVLALDADPGVVEGLRGRLAREGVENVLPLVQDLADPSPAQGWRGSERRTLEERSAPDLVLCLALTHHLVLSRNVPLREWVEWLGGLGAPIVIEFATREDPRVRDLLGKKVGDRRPDYDLVNFRKCLGESFDVREETTLEPGTRVLFFAHPRGR; this is encoded by the coding sequence ATGACCTCCGATCCCGGTTCCTTTCGGGACCCCCGGGGTCGCGTTTTTTTTCAAGACGGGCGTGTTTTTCGGGCCTTGTCGGCCGAGGGGTGGTCGGCCTGGCGTCAATTCAGCGGATCGGAACTTTTCGCTCGACTCTCGGAATCAAAGCGTCTAATCGAAACCCGCCCCCTGGCCGACGGCCGGACCGATCTCGCTCTGCCTCCGGGCGATTGGGCCGGCGTTTTGGAGCACGAACCGCTTCCGATGGTGTCGTACCCCTACGAATGGAGCTTCGGTGCGCTTCAAGAGGCGGCCGTTTTTTTTCTGGATTTGCTGGCCGAGGCGCTCCAGCACGGGTTTGACCTTCGGGACGCGACCCCCTACAACGTTCAGTTTCGCGGACTTCGCCCCGTCTTCATCGATGTGCCTTCCTTTGAACCCCGGGGCGACGCCACGGGTTGGCCGGGGTACGGGGATTTTTGCCGTTTGTTCCTTTATCCCCTCCTGTTGGAGGCTTACCGGGGCGTTCCTTTCCAGCGCTGGATGCGGGGGGCCCTGGAAGGTTTCCGAGCCCGGGAAATGGCCCGCCTTCTCCCCTGGCGGGATTGGGTCAAGGCCGGGGTGTTCAGGGACGTCGTCGTGCAGTCTCTTTTGGAAGGCTGGAGCGACCGCCTGGATCCCGCGGCCCTCCAGAAGGAAATGAAGAAGGCGGTTCCCCTATCCGGGGTCCTCCAAAACGTCGCCCGCCTCCGGGGCATCGTGGCGGGGCTTCGGTCCGGCGCCCCGCGGGCCGCCTGGGCGGATTACCGTCGAAGTGAAAGTTATTCCGAATCGGGCCGGAGGGAGAAGGCGCGATTTGTCGAGCGCGCCTTGGACCGCCAACGGACCCGCCGGGTTTGGGATTTGGGGTGCAACGATGGTGAATTCACCGTTCAGGCGGCCCGCTCCGCCGAATGGGTTTTGGCCCTCGACGCCGATCCCGGCGTCGTGGAAGGCCTTCGCGGCCGGCTGGCCCGGGAGGGCGTTGAAAACGTCCTTCCCCTCGTCCAGGATCTGGCCGACCCCTCCCCGGCCCAGGGCTGGCGGGGGAGCGAGCGACGAACCTTGGAAGAGCGATCGGCACCGGACCTCGTTCTGTGCCTGGCGTTGACCCACCACCTAGTCCTTTCGCGGAACGTCCCCCTCCGGGAGTGGGTGGAATGGTTGGGCGGCCTCGGGGCGCCGATCGTCATTGAGTTTGCCACGCGCGAGGATCCCCGGGTGCGGGATCTCCTGGGGAAAAAAGTCGGGGATCGCCGGCCCGATTATGACTTGGTGAATTTCCGGAAATGCCTTGGGGAGTCTTTCGACGTGCGGGAAGAAACGACGCTTGAACCGGGAACCCGGGTGTTGTTTTTCGCCCACCCCCGGGGCCGATGA
- a CDS encoding NAD-dependent epimerase/dehydratase family protein: protein MRFLVTGAGGLIGANVSLTLAQQGHEVHALDHFGVGRRENLADFKGTVHAGDIRDFDFGGLGRFDGVFHQAAITDTTVMDEKLMRDVNVRAFVRILDAAHRTGTPKVVYASSAATYGKGPVPNREDQTPAPANIYGVSKVEMEQAAKTFTDAHPAVKTVGLRYFNVYGPLEFHKKAAASMIYQLYLQIAAGKSPRIFKWGEQYRDFVYVKDVVAANWKAWEYPDNGVFNVGTGLGTPFNDLIAHLGRALGVSPKTEYFDNPYGFYQEATRADMTKSETKMGFKAAFPPEKGIADYVAYLKTRAPQPLPK from the coding sequence ATGCGGTTTTTAGTCACCGGCGCCGGCGGTTTGATCGGCGCCAACGTGTCGTTGACGTTGGCCCAACAGGGCCACGAGGTCCACGCCTTGGACCATTTCGGCGTCGGCCGGCGCGAAAATTTGGCCGATTTCAAAGGCACCGTCCACGCCGGCGACATTCGGGATTTCGATTTTGGGGGTTTGGGCCGCTTCGACGGGGTCTTCCACCAGGCCGCCATCACCGACACCACCGTCATGGACGAAAAGCTGATGCGGGACGTCAATGTTCGGGCCTTCGTGCGCATCCTGGACGCCGCCCACCGCACCGGGACCCCCAAGGTCGTCTACGCCTCCAGCGCCGCCACCTACGGGAAAGGTCCGGTGCCCAACCGCGAGGACCAGACGCCGGCCCCGGCCAATATTTACGGCGTGAGCAAAGTCGAAATGGAACAGGCCGCCAAAACCTTCACCGACGCCCACCCGGCGGTCAAAACCGTGGGACTGCGCTATTTCAACGTCTACGGCCCTCTGGAGTTTCACAAAAAAGCCGCGGCCAGCATGATTTACCAGCTCTACCTTCAAATCGCCGCCGGGAAATCCCCCCGCATTTTCAAATGGGGCGAACAGTACCGCGATTTTGTTTACGTGAAAGACGTCGTGGCCGCCAATTGGAAAGCCTGGGAATATCCCGACAACGGCGTTTTCAACGTCGGCACGGGGCTGGGGACCCCTTTCAACGACCTGATCGCCCACCTGGGCCGCGCCCTGGGGGTTTCGCCGAAAACAGAGTATTTCGACAACCCGTATGGGTTCTATCAGGAAGCCACACGCGCCGACATGACGAAATCGGAAACCAAAATGGGCTTCAAAGCCGCTTTCCCGCCGGAAAAAGGCATCGCCGACTACGTCGCCTACCTCAAGACCCGGGCGCCGCAACCCCTTCCGAAATAA
- a CDS encoding response regulator, which yields MTESKGKIVIADDEEDITHIVKRMLELEGYTVWAANDGQAALDLYRREKPQLVILDVSMPLKDGVTVCDEIRRDDDRVLILMLTGQKKESDKVTGLSVGADDYLTKPFGEKELMARVRSLFRRPNR from the coding sequence ATGACCGAATCCAAAGGAAAAATCGTCATCGCCGACGACGAGGAAGACATCACCCACATCGTCAAACGCATGCTGGAGCTGGAAGGCTACACCGTCTGGGCCGCCAACGACGGCCAGGCCGCCCTGGACCTCTACCGCCGGGAAAAACCCCAGTTGGTGATCCTGGACGTCTCCATGCCGCTCAAAGACGGCGTCACCGTCTGCGACGAAATCCGCCGGGACGACGACCGCGTGCTCATTTTGATGCTGACCGGGCAAAAGAAGGAATCGGACAAGGTGACCGGGCTTTCCGTCGGCGCCGACGATTACCTCACCAAGCCCTTCGGGGAAAAAGAATTGATGGCCCGGGTCCGCTCCCTCTTCCGGCGCCCGAACCGCTAG
- the recR gene encoding recombination protein RecR, with protein MNGTGAWDRLVSALLGMPGVGPKMAERAALHLIRRRDAGDALLLALADARARMRRCPLCGDFVEGAPLEAADAAGLPEADGPCNRCRDPHRDDRLLCVVEDVGDLAALERSRAFGGKYHVLGGVLSALDGVGPEELRIEALLGRVAGGTTDEVILATNPSVEGETTAAYLADLLKNRGVRVTRLASGLPSGSVIQYADEHTLAQALSGRRAVPA; from the coding sequence ATGAACGGGACCGGCGCCTGGGACCGTTTGGTGTCGGCCCTCTTGGGGATGCCCGGCGTGGGCCCCAAAATGGCGGAACGCGCGGCCCTCCATTTGATCCGCCGGCGGGACGCCGGGGACGCCCTGCTCCTGGCCCTGGCCGACGCCCGGGCCCGCATGCGCCGTTGCCCTCTGTGCGGCGACTTCGTGGAGGGCGCTCCGCTGGAGGCGGCCGACGCCGCGGGCCTGCCCGAAGCCGACGGCCCCTGCAACCGTTGCCGGGACCCCCACCGGGACGACCGCCTGCTCTGCGTCGTGGAGGACGTGGGCGACCTGGCGGCCCTGGAACGCAGCCGCGCCTTCGGCGGGAAATACCACGTGCTGGGCGGCGTGCTTTCGGCCCTGGACGGGGTGGGCCCCGAGGAGCTCCGCATCGAGGCCCTCCTGGGCCGCGTGGCCGGCGGCACCACCGACGAAGTGATTTTGGCCACCAACCCATCGGTGGAAGGCGAAACGACGGCCGCCTATCTGGCCGACCTTCTTAAAAACCGCGGCGTCCGCGTGACGCGCCTGGCGTCGGGGCTTCCCTCCGGCAGCGTCATCCAGTACGCCGACGAACACACTCTCGCCCAGGCGCTCTCCGGCCGCCGGGCGGTGCCCGCGTGA
- a CDS encoding TIGR03545 family protein encodes MIILVPLALIWAGTHFFLDRGLRLGLEKAGTAANGARVELGGVSTRFWGLTLALSDLRVTDANNPLTNAVQIETLRFKLAPKPLFWKKCVVDSAQILGVRTGTPRSRSGALPGAPAGGAEKESPSAVAEAARNAGGFALGNIKDQYDPDKWVTLDSLASYKRIQEEKDRLAKAKDEWPDRWRALDSAALADRVRTYSDKVKNEKFSGVEGVKKAKDLLDEGKSLRADVEKFQNSLREARSAFDREAAAGKVALADIERLKKEDIDRRLALVRSGFSADGVTRALVGPVWMGKIQTALGWFHKIQKLRGAGDKKTKTANAPAPAPRGQDIAFPFHYRWPTFLLKTADVSGSTLHVADRDLARMETAEGIHYDGALKDVSSDPEGLGRPITLNLAGKSATQALQLDASLDLAPHPARGTAALAFNGLSLAGVALGNVGGPVTVDRGVGRLTARLKSAGENIDGTIDLDLSGLRLKIGESPDKDAVARALKNALAGVTHTRVTFEVSGTATQPRIKISSTLDKELNGILKNAAKGEMDALEGKLKSRVSGLVDGDRSQLAGLLDGRLKPIGEKLGGQEKSLDAIKDRLENSIRGAAGPGASPDLKNIKSLFKKRRP; translated from the coding sequence TTGATAATCCTCGTCCCCCTGGCTCTAATTTGGGCCGGGACCCACTTCTTTTTGGACCGGGGCCTTCGCTTGGGTCTCGAGAAGGCCGGCACCGCCGCCAACGGCGCCCGGGTGGAATTGGGCGGCGTGTCGACCCGGTTTTGGGGCCTCACCCTCGCCTTGTCGGACCTCCGGGTGACCGACGCCAACAACCCCCTGACCAACGCGGTCCAAATTGAAACCCTGCGCTTCAAGCTGGCCCCCAAACCGCTCTTCTGGAAGAAATGCGTCGTCGACAGCGCCCAAATATTGGGCGTTCGAACCGGCACGCCCCGAAGCCGGTCGGGGGCCCTGCCCGGAGCGCCCGCCGGAGGCGCCGAAAAAGAGTCCCCCTCCGCCGTGGCCGAAGCCGCCCGGAACGCCGGGGGCTTCGCCCTGGGGAATATCAAAGACCAATACGATCCCGACAAATGGGTCACCCTGGACAGCCTCGCCTCCTATAAGCGGATCCAGGAGGAAAAGGACCGCCTGGCCAAGGCCAAGGACGAATGGCCCGACCGCTGGCGGGCCCTGGACAGCGCGGCCCTGGCCGACCGGGTGCGGACCTATTCCGACAAAGTGAAGAACGAAAAGTTTTCCGGCGTGGAAGGGGTCAAGAAAGCCAAGGATTTGTTGGACGAGGGCAAAAGCCTCCGGGCCGATGTGGAGAAATTCCAAAACTCTCTCCGGGAAGCTCGGTCGGCCTTCGACCGGGAGGCGGCCGCGGGCAAAGTCGCCCTGGCGGACATCGAACGGCTTAAAAAAGAAGACATCGACCGCCGCCTGGCCCTGGTCCGCTCCGGGTTTTCCGCCGACGGCGTGACCCGGGCGTTGGTGGGGCCCGTCTGGATGGGCAAAATTCAAACGGCCCTGGGGTGGTTCCACAAGATTCAAAAACTTCGCGGCGCCGGCGATAAGAAAACAAAAACGGCGAACGCCCCCGCCCCGGCGCCCCGGGGCCAGGACATCGCTTTTCCCTTCCATTACCGCTGGCCGACGTTCCTTTTGAAAACCGCCGACGTGAGCGGATCGACCCTCCACGTGGCGGACCGGGACCTGGCGAGGATGGAAACGGCCGAAGGGATCCACTACGACGGCGCCCTGAAGGATGTTTCCTCCGATCCCGAAGGCCTGGGCCGCCCCATCACGCTGAACTTGGCGGGCAAATCCGCGACCCAGGCTCTTCAATTGGACGCCTCGTTAGACCTGGCGCCCCACCCCGCACGAGGAACGGCCGCTTTGGCCTTTAACGGCCTTTCCTTGGCCGGCGTCGCCCTGGGGAACGTCGGCGGACCCGTGACCGTGGACCGAGGGGTGGGCCGCCTGACCGCGCGCCTTAAAAGCGCCGGGGAAAACATCGACGGGACCATCGACCTGGACCTCTCGGGCCTTCGCCTTAAAATCGGCGAGTCTCCGGACAAGGACGCCGTGGCCCGGGCGCTCAAGAACGCCCTGGCGGGGGTGACCCACACCCGCGTGACGTTCGAAGTCTCGGGAACGGCGACCCAACCCCGCATCAAGATATCCTCCACCCTGGACAAGGAGCTGAACGGCATCCTGAAAAACGCCGCCAAAGGCGAAATGGACGCCCTGGAAGGAAAACTCAAATCCCGGGTGAGCGGCCTGGTGGACGGCGACCGCTCCCAACTGGCGGGCCTTCTGGACGGACGGCTGAAACCCATCGGGGAAAAGCTGGGCGGGCAGGAAAAGTCCCTGGACGCCATCAAAGACCGACTGGAAAATTCCATCCGCGGCGCCGCCGGCCCGGGCGCGTCTCCCGATCTCAAAAACATCAAATCCCTCTTCAAGAAAAGGCGGCCATGA
- a CDS encoding AAA family ATPase: protein MASPQETEIETLIRARYPLLQLVSWEEERAERLLRDIAARLGKEVFTWSAAAGLTDAAGAPDAATRDPKVALDKLPSLASKAVFVFRDLHAFFADPLVVRRLRELSVAFKASHRTLALISPLLNVPIELEKEVTVVDFDLPGPEELKKVFADVIAAGRANNRFEVSLSEEDRDRLIQGALGLTIAEMENVLAKAIVANGKLDLGALEMIFQETRQVIRKSRILEYFEAQVPFAQVGGMEEIKDWLHKRGDAFSARAREFGLPAPRGVLILGVQGCGKSLVCKAISGLWKMPLLRLDMGALFGGFIGQSEENMRRALKTAESVAPCVLWLDEIEKGLAGTQSSNFSDAGTTARVFSTFLTWLQEKTKPVFVAATANNIQSLPPELLRRGRLDEIFFVDLPTAAERESILAIHLKKKKRDPAAFDTASVVAATAGFSGAEIEQVVVAALHEAFAARREVTSEDLNQSAADLVPLSRTMSEEIEALRTWAAQRTRPAARARG, encoded by the coding sequence ATGGCCTCCCCCCAAGAGACGGAAATCGAAACCCTGATCCGCGCTCGGTACCCCCTCCTTCAACTTGTTTCATGGGAAGAAGAACGGGCCGAGCGCTTGCTGCGCGACATCGCCGCCCGGTTGGGCAAAGAGGTCTTCACCTGGTCCGCGGCCGCCGGACTGACCGACGCCGCGGGCGCTCCCGACGCGGCCACCCGGGACCCCAAAGTCGCGCTCGACAAACTTCCTTCCCTCGCGTCCAAGGCTGTGTTCGTTTTTCGGGACCTCCACGCGTTCTTTGCGGACCCCCTCGTGGTGCGCCGGCTCCGCGAACTGTCCGTGGCGTTCAAGGCCAGCCATCGGACCTTGGCGCTGATATCTCCCCTCCTCAACGTGCCCATCGAGCTTGAAAAAGAGGTCACGGTGGTCGATTTTGATCTTCCCGGGCCCGAGGAATTGAAAAAAGTCTTCGCGGATGTCATTGCCGCCGGACGGGCCAACAACCGTTTTGAAGTCTCTTTGTCGGAGGAGGACCGCGACCGCCTCATTCAAGGGGCTTTGGGACTCACCATCGCGGAGATGGAAAACGTCCTCGCCAAAGCCATCGTCGCCAACGGCAAACTGGACCTGGGCGCCCTGGAAATGATTTTTCAGGAGACCCGTCAGGTCATTCGAAAGTCCCGGATATTGGAATATTTCGAGGCCCAGGTTCCCTTCGCCCAGGTCGGCGGCATGGAGGAGATCAAGGATTGGCTCCACAAGCGGGGCGACGCCTTTTCCGCCCGCGCCCGGGAGTTCGGATTGCCCGCCCCCCGGGGCGTCCTGATTCTGGGCGTTCAGGGGTGCGGCAAATCCCTCGTTTGCAAAGCCATTTCGGGGCTGTGGAAAATGCCCCTCCTGCGCTTGGACATGGGGGCGCTCTTCGGCGGGTTCATCGGCCAGTCCGAGGAGAACATGCGCCGGGCCCTCAAGACCGCCGAATCCGTGGCCCCCTGCGTCCTGTGGCTGGACGAAATCGAGAAGGGCTTGGCGGGCACCCAATCGTCCAATTTTTCCGACGCGGGCACGACCGCGCGGGTTTTCTCGACCTTCTTGACCTGGCTCCAGGAAAAAACGAAGCCGGTCTTCGTGGCCGCCACCGCCAACAATATCCAATCCCTGCCGCCGGAACTTCTGCGCCGGGGGCGCCTGGACGAAATATTCTTCGTCGACCTTCCCACCGCCGCCGAGCGGGAATCCATCTTGGCCATCCATTTGAAAAAGAAGAAACGCGACCCCGCGGCCTTCGACACCGCGTCGGTGGTCGCCGCCACCGCGGGTTTCTCCGGCGCCGAGATCGAACAGGTGGTGGTCGCCGCCCTCCACGAAGCCTTCGCCGCCCGACGCGAGGTGACTTCCGAAGACCTGAATCAGAGCGCGGCCGACCTGGTGCCCCTGTCCCGGACCATGAGCGAAGAAATCGAGGCCCTGAGGACCTGGGCCGCCCAACGCACCCGGCCCGCCGCCCGCGCCCGTGGGTAA
- the msrB gene encoding peptide-methionine (R)-S-oxide reductase MsrB has protein sequence MLLRVRPAALLAVALWTAVGFAAEKRFPLDQKIAKTDAEWKKALPPEAYHVMREKGTEPAFQNKYWNNHETGEYVCGACGLTLFSSETKFDSGTGWPSFWRPAEDLHVETDSDESFGMTRTEVHCARCGAHLGHLFPDGPKPTGLRYCINSASLAFKKHDKKN, from the coding sequence ATGCTCCTTCGAGTAAGGCCAGCCGCCCTGCTGGCCGTCGCCCTGTGGACGGCCGTCGGCTTCGCCGCGGAAAAGAGGTTTCCCCTGGACCAAAAAATCGCCAAGACCGACGCCGAATGGAAGAAAGCCCTCCCCCCCGAGGCCTACCACGTCATGCGGGAGAAGGGCACGGAGCCGGCCTTTCAAAACAAATATTGGAACAACCACGAGACGGGCGAATACGTCTGCGGCGCCTGCGGCCTGACACTTTTTTCCTCGGAAACGAAATTCGACTCCGGCACCGGCTGGCCCAGCTTTTGGCGTCCGGCCGAGGACCTCCACGTTGAAACCGACAGCGACGAATCTTTTGGAATGACCCGCACCGAGGTTCATTGCGCCCGTTGCGGCGCCCATCTGGGGCACCTTTTCCCGGACGGCCCGAAACCCACCGGCCTCCGCTACTGCATCAACTCCGCCTCCTTGGCCTTCAAAAAACATGACAAAAAAAATTAA
- a CDS encoding GHKL domain-containing protein has translation MDDPVAAKDFLSTAQDQVDRLQRLIDDLLTLSRLEKPGSASPVGARAEVAEIARRVATALGPLARKKNVSISLGDAPPGLSVALPSDELTQILMNLIDNAIKFNRENGRVTLSAQRVGATIVVKVNDTGVGIAAEDQERLFERFYRVDKARARETGGTGLGLSIVKHIVENHGGRVSVQSAPDAGSCFTVVLPPAAD, from the coding sequence GTGGACGACCCGGTCGCGGCCAAGGATTTTCTTTCGACCGCCCAGGACCAAGTGGACCGCCTCCAGCGGCTGATCGACGACCTCCTCACCCTGTCCCGGTTGGAAAAACCGGGCTCCGCGTCCCCGGTCGGCGCCCGGGCGGAAGTGGCCGAAATCGCCCGCCGGGTGGCGACGGCCCTGGGCCCCCTGGCCCGGAAGAAGAACGTTTCGATCTCGCTGGGCGACGCCCCTCCCGGGTTGAGCGTCGCCCTCCCTTCGGACGAATTGACCCAGATCCTCATGAACCTCATCGACAACGCCATCAAATTCAACCGCGAAAACGGCCGGGTGACCCTTTCGGCCCAACGGGTCGGCGCGACCATTGTGGTGAAAGTCAACGACACCGGCGTGGGCATCGCCGCGGAGGACCAAGAACGGCTGTTTGAACGCTTCTACCGGGTGGACAAGGCGCGCGCCCGGGAAACCGGCGGAACCGGCCTGGGGCTCTCCATCGTCAAACACATCGTGGAAAACCACGGCGGTCGGGTGTCGGTCCAAAGCGCCCCGGACGCGGGAAGTTGTTTCACCGTGGTTTTGCCGCCAGCGGCCGATTGA
- a CDS encoding TIGR03546 family protein has protein sequence MILLKLLINFIQVLNEKASPRAIAGGAALGAVIGLTPTGSLHNALILFLIFLLPVNKSAALFAAAVLSLPALLLAPLFNAVGRFLLVDVRALAGFWETLYNTPVLPWTKFNNTLTLGSLVVALALFVPIFLLSERGVVRYRDVVLAKARQWKIFQLIKASKYYALIEKFS, from the coding sequence ATGATTCTGCTGAAACTTCTCATCAACTTTATTCAAGTCCTGAACGAAAAGGCCTCTCCCCGGGCCATCGCCGGGGGCGCGGCCTTGGGAGCCGTGATCGGCCTGACCCCCACCGGGAGCCTTCACAACGCCCTGATCCTTTTCCTGATATTCCTTTTGCCCGTGAACAAGAGCGCGGCCCTCTTTGCGGCGGCGGTCCTATCCCTCCCCGCCCTCCTGCTGGCGCCCCTCTTCAATGCCGTCGGCCGCTTCCTATTGGTCGATGTCCGTGCCCTCGCGGGATTCTGGGAAACCCTTTACAACACCCCGGTCCTGCCCTGGACCAAATTCAACAACACCCTCACCCTGGGAAGCCTGGTGGTCGCTCTGGCTCTCTTTGTTCCCATCTTCCTTTTGTCCGAGCGGGGCGTTGTTCGCTACCGGGACGTCGTCCTGGCCAAGGCCCGGCAGTGGAAGATTTTCCAACTCATCAAAGCCTCCAAATACTACGCCCTGATCGAGAAATTCTCGTGA
- a CDS encoding pyrimidine/purine nucleoside phosphorylase → MSVPEQFDNVSVKPKANVYFDGKVVSHTLLLKDGSKKTAGLIYPGSYTFNTDAPERMDITGGVCRVKIAGAAAWTNYAAGTFFKVPGKSSFEIAVDKGLAEYLCSFE, encoded by the coding sequence ATGAGCGTCCCCGAGCAATTCGACAACGTCAGCGTCAAACCCAAAGCGAACGTCTACTTCGACGGAAAAGTCGTCAGCCACACGCTCTTGTTGAAGGACGGGTCCAAGAAAACCGCGGGCCTCATTTACCCCGGGAGCTACACCTTCAACACCGACGCCCCCGAGCGCATGGACATCACGGGCGGCGTCTGCCGGGTCAAAATTGCCGGGGCCGCCGCTTGGACCAACTACGCCGCGGGCACGTTTTTCAAGGTGCCGGGCAAATCCTCCTTTGAGATCGCGGTGGACAAGGGGCTCGCCGAATATCTATGCTCCTTCGAGTAA